The Lacrimispora xylanolytica genome has a segment encoding these proteins:
- a CDS encoding GNAT family N-acetyltransferase, protein MEFSIERAYLNESQVLAEIIESAFREIERKEWFVADDSESIWRLLQEEKGIAYKAVEKSTGAVAGVLIAAMYGMGEENLGHDIGLPKEELKTVAHMESVAVLPEYRGYGLQYFLMQEAQKELIVRGFRYFMCTIHPDNIYSKSNAVRQGYEVVMTKEKYGGYIRDILLKKLG, encoded by the coding sequence ATGGAATTTTCTATCGAAAGGGCTTATTTAAATGAGTCTCAGGTTCTGGCTGAAATCATCGAATCTGCTTTTCGGGAGATAGAAAGAAAAGAGTGGTTCGTTGCAGATGACTCAGAAAGCATTTGGCGTCTGCTTCAGGAAGAAAAAGGGATAGCCTATAAGGCTGTGGAAAAAAGTACGGGAGCTGTGGCTGGAGTTTTAATTGCAGCTATGTATGGAATGGGAGAAGAAAACCTTGGTCATGATATCGGCCTGCCAAAAGAGGAATTAAAAACAGTGGCTCATATGGAGTCTGTAGCAGTTCTTCCCGAATATCGGGGATATGGGCTTCAATATTTCCTCATGCAGGAGGCGCAGAAGGAACTGATCGTACGAGGGTTCCGTTATTTCATGTGCACCATTCACCCGGATAACATCTACAGTAAGTCCAATGCAGTACGCCAGGGCTATGAGGTTGTTATGACGAAAGAAAAATACGGTGGTTACATAAGAGATATTCTTTTGAAAAAACTGGGTTAA
- a CDS encoding aspartate carbamoyltransferase regulatory subunit, producing the protein MLNISGLKEGIVLDHIEAGKSLEIYYHLGLDKLDCQVAIIKNAKSNKMGKKDIIKIEGGLNHIDLDILGYIDHNITVNIIRDNQIAEKKSLSLPQKITNVIPCKNPRCITSIEQGLPHIFYLADEGKETYRCMYCEEKYTK; encoded by the coding sequence ATGTTAAATATCAGCGGATTAAAAGAAGGAATTGTACTGGATCATATTGAAGCAGGGAAAAGTCTGGAGATTTACTATCATCTTGGTCTGGACAAGCTGGACTGTCAGGTAGCCATTATAAAGAACGCCAAAAGTAATAAGATGGGAAAAAAAGATATTATTAAAATAGAAGGCGGATTAAACCATATTGATTTAGATATCCTTGGATACATTGATCATAATATTACCGTTAACATTATCCGGGATAACCAGATCGCTGAAAAGAAATCTTTAAGCCTGCCTCAAAAAATCACCAATGTGATACCATGCAAGAACCCGCGTTGTATTACTTCTATTGAACAGGGACTGCCTCATATTTTCTATCTTGCTGATGAAGGAAAAGAAACCTATCGATGCATGTACTGTGAAGAAAAATATACAAAATAA
- the pyrB gene encoding aspartate carbamoyltransferase: MRHLLNPLDFSVEETGQLLDLAKDIEDNLPKYSHVCDGKKLATLFYEPSTRTRLSFEAAMLNLGGSVLGFSSADSSSAAKGESVSDTIRVISCYADICAMRHPKEGAPLVAATHSGIPVINAGDGGHQHPTQTLTDLLSIRSLKGRLHDLTIGLCGDLKFGRTVHSLINALVRYENIKFILISPPELRVPEYIREDVLRANNIEFMEMDSLDDAMPDLDILYMTRVQKERFFNEEDYIRLKDCYILDKKKMKLAKEDMYVLHPLPRVNEISVEIDEDPRAAYFKQAQYGVYVRMALIMTLLEVEKSC; the protein is encoded by the coding sequence ATGAGACATTTACTTAACCCGTTAGATTTTAGTGTGGAAGAAACCGGACAACTTTTAGATCTGGCAAAAGACATCGAAGATAATCTTCCAAAATATTCCCACGTATGCGATGGAAAAAAATTAGCTACATTATTCTATGAGCCAAGTACAAGAACCCGTTTAAGTTTCGAAGCTGCTATGCTGAATCTGGGGGGTAGTGTACTGGGCTTTTCTTCTGCTGATTCCAGTTCTGCCGCAAAAGGCGAGAGTGTTTCCGATACCATTCGAGTCATCTCCTGTTACGCAGACATCTGTGCCATGAGACATCCAAAGGAAGGTGCTCCCTTAGTGGCAGCTACTCATTCCGGAATACCAGTGATTAACGCCGGAGATGGTGGCCATCAGCATCCCACTCAAACACTTACCGATCTGCTTTCCATTCGCTCTTTAAAGGGCCGCCTTCATGATTTAACCATTGGGCTTTGCGGCGATCTTAAATTTGGCCGTACCGTCCACTCTCTCATCAACGCTCTGGTTCGATATGAGAACATCAAATTTATCTTAATTTCTCCCCCAGAACTTCGTGTACCTGAATACATCCGGGAAGATGTGCTTCGGGCCAACAACATTGAATTTATGGAAATGGACAGCCTTGACGATGCCATGCCAGACCTTGACATTCTCTACATGACCCGTGTCCAGAAGGAACGTTTCTTTAATGAAGAGGATTACATTCGTTTAAAAGACTGCTATATCCTGGACAAGAAGAAAATGAAGCTGGCAAAAGAAGATATGTATGTTCTTCACCCCCTTCCCAGAGTCAATGAAATTTCTGTGGAAATAGACGAGGATCCAAGAGCCGCTTATTTCAAACAGGCACAGTACGGCGTATACGTGCGAATGGCTCTGATTATGACTTTACTGGAGGTAGAAAAATCATGTTAA
- a CDS encoding ABC transporter ATP-binding protein has translation MIEVKNLYKVYKVGDTKVYALNGVDFTIYKGEFCAIVGPSGSGKSTLLNMMAGLEKPSKGEIVIGGNHIEKLSENKLVAFRRKHVGFIFQSYNLIKTMNATENVALPLSFRGVPKKIRNEKALKYIKLVGLEKQKKHMANEMSGGQQQRVGIARALAMDPKIIFADEPTGNLDSKTTKEILGLMQKIVREQNQTLIMVTHDNYIAKFADRQFHIVDGKIFKIEEQHHEDTEEEIRDEEV, from the coding sequence ATGATTGAAGTGAAAAATCTATACAAGGTGTATAAGGTAGGAGATACCAAGGTTTATGCGCTGAACGGTGTCGATTTTACGATATATAAAGGTGAGTTTTGTGCCATCGTGGGGCCATCTGGTTCCGGCAAATCCACTCTTCTTAATATGATGGCAGGACTTGAAAAGCCCTCTAAGGGAGAGATTGTCATCGGTGGGAATCACATTGAAAAGCTTTCAGAAAATAAGTTGGTTGCATTTCGAAGAAAGCATGTTGGATTTATCTTTCAGTCTTATAATCTGATTAAAACCATGAATGCAACAGAGAACGTTGCCCTTCCCCTTTCCTTTCGGGGAGTTCCAAAGAAGATCAGAAACGAAAAGGCTTTAAAATATATAAAACTGGTGGGGCTTGAAAAGCAAAAGAAGCATATGGCAAATGAGATGTCTGGAGGACAGCAGCAGCGAGTCGGCATTGCCAGGGCACTAGCCATGGATCCTAAAATCATCTTTGCAGATGAGCCCACTGGAAACCTGGATTCAAAGACAACGAAGGAGATTCTGGGACTCATGCAAAAGATTGTACGGGAACAGAATCAGACCCTTATTATGGTTACTCATGATAATTACATAGCAAAATTTGCAGACAGACAATTCCACATTGTAGATGGAAAAATATTTA